A stretch of the Asticcacaulis sp. ZE23SCel15 genome encodes the following:
- the ettA gene encoding energy-dependent translational throttle protein EttA, whose protein sequence is MAQQFIFQMQGLTKHFPGGKKIFENIWLSFYSDAKIGVVGVNGSGKSTLLKIMAGLDKEFSGEAKAADGTKMGYLQQEPHLDNSKTVWENVIDWCEEKKIFDRFNKVAEQMGEEYTDELMEEMNALQEKIDAGDLWDINSRIEMAMDALRCPPNESGVTKLSGGEKRRVALARLLLSKPDMLLLDEPTNHLDAELVAWLQHHLEQFPGCVILVTHDRYFLNQVTKWTLELDRGKGVPHEGNYSSWLEAKQKRVVQEQSESEARQRALTKELDWVRSGAKARQAKSKARLAAYDEMVREQENSRQAQSFATIQIPPGPRLGNLVLEVTGLQKEYGDKLLFKDLTFRLPPNGIVGVIGPNGAGKSTLFKLITGVEQPDAGTLKLGETVKLAYVDQSRDDLNPDHTVWQAISGGTDVMIVGKREINSRSYVGGFNFKGGDQQKKVGLLSGGERNRVHLAKTLASGGNVILLDEPTNDLDIETLQALEEALEEFAGCAVVISHDRWFLDRLATHILAFEGDSHVEWFEGNFEMYEEDKKRRLGTDSLIPHRIKFQKFAR, encoded by the coding sequence ATGGCGCAACAGTTCATTTTCCAAATGCAGGGGCTGACCAAGCACTTCCCCGGCGGCAAGAAAATCTTCGAGAACATCTGGCTGAGCTTTTACTCCGACGCCAAAATCGGCGTGGTCGGGGTCAACGGGTCGGGTAAATCGACCCTACTCAAGATCATGGCCGGTCTCGATAAGGAATTTTCCGGTGAGGCCAAGGCCGCCGACGGCACGAAGATGGGCTACCTGCAGCAGGAGCCCCATCTGGACAATTCCAAGACCGTCTGGGAAAACGTCATCGACTGGTGCGAAGAAAAGAAGATCTTTGATCGCTTCAACAAAGTCGCCGAGCAGATGGGCGAAGAATATACCGACGAGCTGATGGAGGAGATGAACGCCCTTCAGGAAAAGATCGACGCCGGCGATTTGTGGGACATCAATTCGCGCATTGAAATGGCGATGGACGCCCTGCGCTGCCCGCCCAATGAATCTGGCGTGACCAAGCTGTCCGGCGGTGAAAAGCGCCGGGTAGCACTTGCCCGACTGCTGCTGTCAAAGCCTGATATGCTGCTGCTGGACGAGCCTACCAACCACCTCGATGCGGAATTGGTGGCGTGGCTTCAGCACCACCTTGAGCAGTTTCCGGGCTGCGTCATCCTTGTCACCCACGACCGTTACTTCCTCAATCAGGTCACCAAGTGGACGCTGGAACTCGACCGCGGCAAGGGTGTACCTCACGAAGGCAACTATTCAAGCTGGCTTGAGGCCAAGCAAAAGCGCGTGGTGCAGGAACAATCGGAATCCGAAGCCCGTCAACGCGCCCTCACCAAGGAACTGGACTGGGTGCGCTCCGGCGCCAAGGCCCGTCAGGCCAAGTCCAAGGCCCGTCTGGCGGCCTATGATGAGATGGTGCGCGAACAGGAAAATTCGCGTCAGGCTCAGTCGTTTGCCACCATCCAGATTCCGCCCGGACCGCGCCTCGGCAACCTCGTGCTCGAAGTCACCGGCCTTCAGAAAGAATACGGCGATAAGCTGTTGTTTAAGGATCTGACCTTCCGCCTGCCGCCCAATGGGATTGTTGGTGTCATCGGCCCGAACGGTGCCGGTAAATCGACACTGTTCAAGCTGATTACCGGTGTCGAGCAACCCGACGCGGGTACGCTGAAACTCGGTGAAACCGTCAAACTGGCCTATGTCGATCAGAGCCGCGACGACCTCAATCCCGACCACACCGTCTGGCAGGCCATTTCCGGCGGCACCGATGTGATGATTGTCGGCAAGCGCGAAATCAACAGTCGGTCCTATGTCGGCGGCTTTAACTTCAAGGGCGGCGACCAGCAAAAGAAGGTTGGCCTGCTGTCCGGTGGTGAGCGCAACCGCGTCCACCTGGCCAAGACTTTGGCGTCCGGCGGCAATGTCATCCTGCTCGATGAACCGACCAACGATCTGGATATCGAAACCTTGCAGGCCCTTGAAGAGGCGCTGGAAGAATTCGCAGGCTGCGCCGTGGTCATCTCCCACGACCGCTGGTTCCTCGACCGTCTGGCGACCCACATCCTCGCGTTTGAGGGCGACAGCCACGTCGAATGGTTCGAAGGCAACTTCGAAATGTACGAAGAAGACAAAAAGCGCCGTCTGGGTACGGATAGTCTTATCCCGCATCGGATCAAGTTCCAGAAGTTCGCCCGATAG